In Treponema primitia ZAS-2, a genomic segment contains:
- a CDS encoding type II toxin-antitoxin system RelB/DinJ family antitoxin, with protein MAHSSVIQVRLDTELKKDAESLFSDLGLDTPSAIRLFLKKAVAHNGIPFDVIRQDDFYNPHNMAHLKNVLADLNAGKGVQHNLIEDDE; from the coding sequence ATGGCTCATTCAAGCGTAATTCAGGTCCGCCTTGATACGGAATTAAAAAAGGATGCAGAAAGCCTGTTTTCCGATCTGGGACTTGATACCCCTTCGGCTATACGGCTTTTTTTAAAAAAGGCCGTAGCTCACAACGGTATCCCCTTTGATGTCATCCGGCAGGATGATTTTTATAATCCCCATAATATGGCCCACCTAAAAAATGTTCTGGCGGATCTTAATGCCGGAAAAGGCGTACAACATAATTTGATCGAGGATGATGAATAA
- a CDS encoding type II toxin-antitoxin system PemK/MazF family toxin, with product MPTQGDIIKINLDPKKGYEQMGYRPYICLSNKLISDYANIAVFAPISNTKRQYPLYIPLKGIKTTGVVLLDQLVTIDYAARQFQYTETVSPGFLRDLLNTVVLVFQNNQDADGE from the coding sequence GTGCCCACCCAGGGTGATATAATTAAAATAAACCTGGATCCGAAAAAGGGATACGAACAAATGGGGTATCGCCCTTATATTTGTCTGAGCAACAAGTTGATAAGCGACTATGCAAATATCGCGGTCTTTGCCCCTATATCAAATACCAAGCGCCAATACCCTCTGTATATTCCGCTTAAGGGGATCAAGACTACCGGCGTGGTTCTGCTGGATCAACTGGTGACTATTGATTACGCGGCCCGGCAATTCCAGTATACAGAAACGGTTTCCCCTGGATTTCTGAGGGATTTGCTCAATACCGTGGTACTGGTATTTCAGAATAACCAAGACGCAGATGGAGAATGA
- a CDS encoding helix-turn-helix domain-containing protein yields MSTVYERIKEIRTRLGISQVEFSERIFIGKSFYGDIEIGKKKVNKRIIFIISKQFNVNEEWISTGEGEMFTDNPPDIRKEKLLNIYNQLEGSLRECLVEQSGVLLKFQKENNNKKG; encoded by the coding sequence ATGAGTACGGTATATGAACGGATTAAGGAAATACGAACCCGATTAGGAATTTCTCAAGTTGAGTTTTCAGAACGGATATTTATTGGTAAAAGTTTTTATGGCGATATTGAAATTGGAAAAAAGAAAGTTAACAAACGGATTATTTTTATCATATCTAAACAGTTTAATGTAAATGAAGAATGGATTAGCACCGGAGAAGGTGAAATGTTTACAGATAACCCGCCCGACATTAGAAAAGAGAAATTATTAAATATTTACAATCAACTTGAAGGTTCTCTCCGGGAATGTTTAGTTGAACAATCTGGTGTCCTTTTAAAGTTCCAAAAAGAAAATAACAATAAAAAAGGATGA
- a CDS encoding ABC transporter ATP-binding protein yields MALIALDGVHKTYRMGETEVHALDGVSFAIEKGEFLSIMGPSGSGKSTCMNMIGCLDRPSSGEIRIDGVSTSQMREPELALLRNKTIGFVFQQYHLIANMSVLENVMLPLRYLGLSLHERKDRAREVLERVGLGDRLKHRPQELSGGQKQRAAIARATVTQPAIILADEPTGALDSETGQSVIDLFNTIHKNGATIIIVTHDPDIGNVAHRRIHIRDGKITEDEFV; encoded by the coding sequence ATGGCATTGATAGCCCTGGATGGGGTGCACAAAACCTACCGCATGGGGGAAACAGAGGTTCATGCCCTAGATGGGGTTTCCTTTGCCATAGAGAAGGGGGAATTTCTTTCCATCATGGGACCTTCGGGATCCGGGAAGTCAACCTGCATGAATATGATTGGCTGCCTGGACAGGCCCAGCTCGGGGGAAATCCGCATCGATGGGGTCAGTACCTCCCAAATGCGGGAGCCTGAGTTAGCGTTGCTGCGCAATAAAACTATCGGCTTTGTGTTTCAGCAGTATCACCTTATCGCCAACATGAGCGTCCTGGAAAACGTGATGCTTCCCCTGCGTTATCTGGGCCTGTCCCTCCACGAACGGAAGGATCGCGCCCGGGAGGTACTGGAGCGGGTGGGCCTGGGGGATAGGCTGAAGCACCGCCCCCAGGAGCTTTCCGGGGGGCAGAAGCAAAGGGCCGCCATTGCCCGAGCCACGGTAACCCAGCCGGCGATCATCCTGGCCGATGAACCCACCGGCGCATTGGACAGCGAGACCGGGCAGTCGGTGATCGATCTCTTTAACACAATACACAAAAACGGTGCCACTATCATCATCGTTACCCACGATCCGGATATCGGGAATGTGGCCCACCGGCGCATCCATATCCGGGATGGAAAAATCACGGAGGACGAATTTGTTTGA
- a CDS encoding ABC transporter permease, which translates to MFEDFINALRNFKSNKTRTFLSLLGIIIGVASVIMVTTIGQSATENVKRSLGQAGLDLVQIHPGWAMNRSQQIELNENFRNELASSIRGIRNIVFNNDFGGHLRYGSLDLGISIQAVEQDYFAIMGIALDYGRLFSVTEQVLGSQKMILGSESARYLFPEGNALGKTVILQMDGYIMGFEVIGVLAESDSSGFQNPNQTSFVPRSVYTRKINPGDTKAGNILVQALEQNTTPRIQAEIQALGLEKTGNEQALMVFSMQSILDQYNQVMGSMNLLLSGIAGISLLVGGIGIMNIMIVTVTERKKEIGIRKALGASPGAIRTQFLVESATITLAGGILGISLGLLLSSLVVSSFGWPLIIQWRNCLIAFSFSAVVGIFFGLHPALRAAKLDPVEALADV; encoded by the coding sequence TTGTTTGAGGATTTTATAAATGCCCTGCGGAATTTCAAATCCAACAAAACCCGGACCTTCCTGTCCCTCCTAGGGATCATCATCGGTGTGGCCTCGGTGATCATGGTTACCACCATTGGCCAAAGTGCCACAGAAAATGTAAAGCGTTCCCTGGGCCAGGCGGGGCTGGATCTGGTGCAGATTCACCCGGGATGGGCCATGAACCGGTCCCAGCAGATAGAACTGAATGAAAATTTCAGGAACGAACTGGCATCTTCAATCCGGGGAATACGAAATATCGTTTTTAACAATGATTTTGGCGGGCATCTGCGCTACGGCAGCCTGGATCTGGGAATTTCCATCCAGGCAGTGGAGCAGGATTACTTTGCCATAATGGGCATAGCCCTGGATTACGGCAGACTTTTTTCGGTCACCGAGCAGGTTCTGGGTTCCCAGAAGATGATCCTGGGTTCCGAAAGCGCCCGCTACCTCTTTCCCGAAGGGAACGCCCTGGGAAAAACAGTAATACTGCAAATGGATGGATACATAATGGGTTTTGAAGTGATAGGGGTTCTGGCGGAGTCAGACAGCTCCGGATTTCAAAACCCTAACCAAACCAGCTTTGTTCCCCGGAGCGTCTATACCCGGAAAATCAACCCCGGGGATACCAAAGCTGGGAACATCCTGGTCCAGGCGCTTGAGCAGAACACTACCCCCCGGATTCAAGCCGAAATCCAGGCCCTGGGCCTGGAAAAAACAGGGAACGAACAGGCACTAATGGTGTTCTCCATGCAGTCCATCCTGGACCAGTACAACCAGGTCATGGGCTCCATGAACCTGCTCCTTTCGGGGATCGCCGGCATCTCTCTCCTGGTTGGGGGCATCGGTATCATGAACATCATGATCGTTACGGTGACGGAACGGAAAAAAGAAATCGGCATCCGCAAAGCCCTGGGCGCCAGCCCCGGCGCCATCCGGACCCAGTTTCTGGTGGAGTCCGCTACCATCACCCTGGCCGGGGGCATCCTGGGCATAAGCTTAGGCCTGCTTCTGAGTTCCCTGGTAGTGTCTTCCTTTGGCTGGCCCCTGATAATACAGTGGCGGAACTGTCTGATAGCCTTTAGCTTTTCTGCGGTGGTGGGGATTTTCTTCGGCCTCCACCCGGCCCTGCGGGCAGCTAAGCTAGATCCAGTGGAAGCCCTGGCGGACGTGTAA
- a CDS encoding HAD family hydrolase, whose product MPKQAVLFDLFFTLINPMKEEYSRVSEYSVLGMERREFEAYNGIDYPFRASGGIQDPYDMVRHILRGLDIDDSLIRRATDARLERIRRGLYGVEKKNLGLLRDLREQGFKIALVSNADAADVYHWKGSPLDALFDTVVFSYHAGVLKPDPRIFRLAADRLGLPPEQCFFVGDGGHEELGGARALGMTTILTTEYISGLWPERIPGLRNDADYEVARLEDIRDIVNQPSLSHNLV is encoded by the coding sequence ATGCCGAAACAGGCCGTCCTTTTCGACCTCTTCTTCACCCTTATCAACCCCATGAAGGAAGAATACTCCCGGGTAAGTGAATATTCGGTGTTGGGTATGGAGCGCCGGGAGTTCGAAGCATATAACGGCATAGACTACCCGTTCCGGGCAAGCGGCGGAATTCAGGACCCCTACGATATGGTCCGCCATATCCTGCGAGGCCTGGACATCGATGACAGCCTCATACGCCGGGCAACCGACGCCCGGCTTGAGCGGATCAGGCGGGGCCTCTATGGGGTTGAGAAAAAAAACCTGGGCCTGCTCCGGGACTTGCGGGAACAGGGCTTCAAGATCGCCCTGGTGAGCAACGCCGATGCGGCTGATGTGTACCACTGGAAAGGATCCCCCCTGGATGCCCTCTTTGATACAGTCGTTTTTTCGTACCATGCGGGGGTGCTGAAACCGGACCCCCGGATTTTCAGGCTTGCGGCGGATCGGCTGGGACTTCCACCGGAACAGTGTTTCTTTGTGGGGGACGGCGGTCATGAGGAACTGGGGGGCGCCAGGGCACTGGGGATGACAACGATTCTGACCACCGAGTATATTAGCGGACTCTGGCCCGAGCGTATTCCTGGGCTCAGAAATGATGCGGACTACGAAGTAGCCAGACTTGAAGATATCAGGGATATTGTCAATCAGCCAAGCCTGTCCCACAATTTAGTATAA
- a CDS encoding ABC transporter substrate-binding protein, with protein MRKLVLVAALLLTAMTMAFAGPSKDTSGATSGAVTLTVYHQIDLASPQYEYWPVTLAAFAEKYPDIKLDFEYVSGEQFHDKFQAMAATGDIPDIFTTYVGSRSSYILDRGLVKDLRPYLTDSFKANYTPAIWGPQGPNGEIYIISPNMAVCTVVYVNTKLQKELGLTTPKTLDEMIAQVPAIRAAGYTPLMFANKGVWQAQSLLLSMLVDRMGGTAWFDKARAGTAKFTDKPFVDALAVIKRMVDTQLFPAGVNQLEGPEGWGDFVQGKSVYLLDAGWRVGALKGAAAPADYAQYEAIAFPEVPGEVVHGSSAATLGEALAMNAKLTGAKADAAWKFLSFIYGQEGLDILMKYGTVPTYKLDYSKYDLDSLNRQYIQLTNSQTMGYVIDAVMDGEGVNNLLNPGIQAVMMGSKTPAQLAAEYEAWVAANDSNRKK; from the coding sequence ATGAGAAAATTAGTTTTAGTGGCGGCGCTTTTGCTCACCGCCATGACCATGGCCTTTGCCGGGCCGAGCAAGGACACCAGCGGTGCCACCAGCGGTGCAGTAACCCTTACGGTGTACCACCAAATCGACCTTGCGTCCCCCCAATACGAGTATTGGCCGGTTACCCTGGCGGCCTTCGCCGAGAAGTACCCGGATATCAAGCTGGATTTTGAGTATGTCTCCGGGGAGCAGTTCCACGATAAATTCCAGGCCATGGCAGCTACCGGGGATATTCCCGATATCTTTACCACCTACGTAGGGTCCCGTTCCAGCTACATCCTGGACCGGGGTTTAGTGAAGGATCTTCGTCCCTACCTGACCGATTCCTTCAAGGCCAATTATACCCCCGCCATCTGGGGGCCCCAGGGGCCCAACGGAGAGATTTACATCATTTCCCCCAATATGGCGGTCTGTACGGTGGTGTATGTAAATACTAAACTCCAGAAAGAACTGGGGCTCACCACCCCCAAAACCCTGGATGAAATGATCGCCCAGGTTCCGGCAATCCGCGCCGCAGGCTATACCCCCCTGATGTTTGCCAATAAAGGGGTCTGGCAGGCCCAGTCCCTGCTCCTCTCCATGCTGGTAGACCGCATGGGCGGCACCGCCTGGTTTGACAAGGCCCGGGCGGGAACGGCGAAATTCACCGACAAGCCCTTTGTGGATGCCCTGGCGGTGATCAAACGTATGGTAGACACCCAGCTTTTCCCCGCCGGTGTGAACCAGCTTGAGGGCCCCGAAGGATGGGGCGACTTTGTACAGGGAAAATCAGTATACCTCCTGGATGCAGGCTGGCGGGTTGGGGCTCTGAAAGGCGCTGCCGCCCCGGCGGACTACGCCCAGTATGAAGCCATCGCCTTCCCGGAAGTACCCGGCGAAGTGGTCCACGGCTCAAGCGCCGCCACCCTGGGGGAAGCCCTGGCAATGAACGCCAAGCTCACCGGGGCAAAGGCTGATGCGGCGTGGAAATTCCTCAGCTTCATCTACGGCCAGGAAGGGTTGGATATATTGATGAAATACGGCACCGTGCCCACCTACAAGCTGGATTATTCCAAATACGATCTGGACTCCCTGAACCGGCAGTACATCCAACTGACCAATTCCCAAACCATGGGCTATGTCATTGACGCGGTGATGGACGGCGAGGGAGTAAACAACCTGCTTAACCCCGGCATACAGGCGGTAATGATGGGGAGCAAGACCCCTGCCCAGCTTGCAGCGGAATACGAAGCCTGGGTCGCCGCTAACGACTCAAACCGGAAAAAATAG
- a CDS encoding dicarboxylate/amino acid:cation symporter, with the protein MKVWLKLLIGSLLGIILGYILPYDNLRVLSILGWLEKMAIGIGRYGTVPILVFSLTIAIYELRQDGQFWGLLFRSFLLIVGSSVFVISAGILVTMVFPPGRIPILIEEQIELASLDVGEAVLQLFPSNMFTALFSDGVYLLPLCVFAFFLGMGLSYDRNYTKSVISLVDSLSRIFYHVASFFSEILGLIIIVLAAYWAIRFHGALQADVFRDLIALLWIFSALLGFVILPLLLYFLKPRVNPWVLLYGSLGPAIAAFFSGDINFSIPVIFRHVKENFGVRRRANTVTVTLFTAFGRAGSAMVAAAAFIVIIKSYSSLGVTLADVVSIGLRAVLISFLLARHSGNAAYIALAVLCQGYGRGFEAGYLILKPLAFYLIATGAFLDVMIACFASFALARASDFQEDREVRHFI; encoded by the coding sequence ATGAAGGTTTGGCTTAAACTGTTAATCGGGTCCCTTTTGGGGATCATCCTTGGATACATCCTGCCCTATGATAATCTGCGGGTTCTTTCAATTCTCGGCTGGCTAGAAAAAATGGCCATAGGGATAGGCCGTTACGGAACGGTTCCTATCCTTGTTTTTTCTCTTACCATAGCGATCTACGAGCTCAGGCAGGATGGCCAGTTCTGGGGTTTGCTCTTCCGCTCTTTTCTATTAATAGTGGGGAGTTCTGTTTTTGTGATCTCCGCAGGGATCCTGGTCACCATGGTTTTCCCCCCCGGCCGTATTCCGATTTTGATTGAAGAGCAGATTGAGCTGGCTTCCCTGGACGTAGGCGAAGCGGTACTTCAACTTTTCCCTTCCAATATGTTCACTGCCCTTTTCTCCGACGGGGTCTACCTTCTGCCCCTCTGTGTGTTTGCCTTTTTTCTGGGTATGGGCTTGTCCTATGACCGGAACTATACCAAGTCGGTGATCTCCCTGGTGGATTCCCTTTCCCGGATTTTTTACCATGTGGCTTCCTTCTTTTCGGAGATCCTTGGATTGATCATCATAGTCCTGGCAGCCTACTGGGCCATACGTTTCCACGGGGCCCTTCAGGCGGATGTGTTCCGGGACCTGATCGCCCTGCTTTGGATTTTCAGCGCCCTACTGGGTTTTGTCATCCTGCCTCTGCTCCTCTATTTTCTCAAACCCAGGGTGAATCCCTGGGTGTTGCTCTACGGCTCCTTGGGGCCCGCCATTGCAGCCTTCTTTTCCGGGGACATCAACTTTTCTATTCCGGTTATTTTCCGGCATGTGAAGGAAAACTTCGGGGTCCGGCGCCGTGCGAATACTGTTACGGTAACCCTTTTTACCGCATTCGGCCGGGCCGGGAGCGCCATGGTGGCGGCGGCGGCCTTTATTGTGATCATCAAATCCTATTCCAGCCTGGGGGTGACCTTAGCGGACGTGGTCTCCATCGGCCTCCGGGCGGTGTTGATCTCCTTCCTCCTGGCCCGTCATTCCGGCAACGCTGCCTACATAGCCTTGGCGGTGCTCTGCCAGGGTTACGGCCGGGGCTTTGAGGCAGGGTACCTGATCCTCAAACCCTTGGCCTTCTACCTTATCGCGACCGGCGCCTTTTTGGATGTGATGATCGCCTGTTTTGCTTCTTTCGCCCTTGCCAGGGCCAGTGATTTCCAGGAGGACCGGGAAGTCCGGCACTTTATTTAG
- a CDS encoding efflux RND transporter periplasmic adaptor subunit produces the protein MKKNKKKVILAIIILILLCGGGLFFFLRKGHSTTGKGEAVYTVQEEMFRNVIEIAGNIEAAQQQNIQAAGDGTVEAVFVKEGDKVRAGQIFFQLDDSQERYNLASHDFQMNQERISGASGRLALMDKQREVLLKKIEDRRLEARFDGVIGKLTLAQGDYAKAQDIFGYLIDRSYLKATVEVVETDAARLKAGQRVRLVFPSYPDMRVEGLVLSYPAVGRITSRGATVLDTQIRIDNPPEEILPGYSFTGEIFGGEEERILTVEAAAIAYENGRSYVERIVSPENSERVTVEVIPYGRNMVKILSGLEGGDQLKGQAKAEGFSSPRRGRGMSVRVGR, from the coding sequence ATGAAGAAGAATAAAAAAAAGGTAATTTTGGCGATTATCATCCTTATCCTGCTTTGCGGGGGCGGATTATTTTTCTTTTTACGAAAAGGACACAGTACTACTGGGAAAGGTGAAGCGGTTTATACAGTACAGGAAGAAATGTTCAGAAATGTTATCGAGATTGCCGGTAATATTGAAGCGGCCCAACAGCAGAATATCCAGGCTGCCGGGGACGGCACCGTGGAAGCGGTTTTTGTTAAAGAAGGGGATAAGGTCAGGGCGGGACAGATATTCTTTCAGTTGGACGATTCCCAGGAACGGTACAATCTGGCGAGCCACGATTTTCAGATGAACCAGGAACGGATCAGCGGCGCTTCAGGCAGGCTTGCCCTGATGGATAAACAGCGGGAAGTGCTGTTGAAGAAGATTGAAGATCGCCGCCTGGAAGCCCGGTTTGACGGGGTTATCGGCAAGCTCACCCTGGCCCAGGGGGACTATGCCAAGGCCCAGGATATTTTCGGCTACCTCATTGACCGCAGCTATCTTAAAGCCACCGTAGAGGTAGTGGAGACCGATGCTGCCCGGCTTAAGGCGGGCCAGCGGGTCAGGCTTGTGTTCCCCAGCTATCCTGATATGCGGGTTGAAGGACTGGTACTTTCCTATCCTGCGGTGGGCCGGATCACCAGCCGGGGCGCCACGGTGCTGGACACCCAGATCCGCATTGACAATCCCCCGGAAGAGATCCTGCCGGGCTATTCCTTTACCGGGGAAATTTTCGGGGGCGAAGAAGAGCGCATCCTGACCGTGGAAGCCGCCGCCATTGCCTATGAAAATGGCCGCAGTTATGTGGAGCGGATCGTTTCGCCTGAAAATTCAGAGCGGGTAACAGTAGAAGTAATCCCTTATGGTCGCAATATGGTAAAAATTCTGTCGGGCCTTGAAGGCGGGGACCAGTTGAAGGGCCAGGCAAAGGCGGAAGGGTTTTCTTCCCCCCGGCGGGGACGGGGCATGTCGGTCCGGGTGGGAAGATAA
- the pyrE gene encoding orotate phosphoribosyltransferase: protein MKDTISLLKESEAMLEGHFLLSSGRHSDRYFQCARLLQHPDRAAEALAGVAERLRADMKTGKLALDAIVGPAMGGIIVAYELARQLGLPGFFTERDDTGAMALRRGFQVSPGMRILIAEDVVTTGKSSGESAAVLEAAGAKIAALACVVDRRGPGLPLAWPLYAACTVEVGNWEPDNCELCKQGIPAVKPGSRKIQEPKG from the coding sequence ATGAAAGATACCATCAGTTTACTGAAAGAATCGGAGGCCATGCTGGAGGGACATTTTCTCCTCTCCTCGGGGCGGCACTCGGACCGGTATTTCCAATGCGCCCGGCTCCTCCAGCACCCGGATCGGGCAGCGGAAGCCCTGGCAGGGGTGGCGGAACGGCTCAGGGCGGACATGAAGACAGGGAAACTCGCCCTGGACGCCATTGTGGGCCCCGCCATGGGGGGGATCATCGTTGCCTACGAGCTGGCCCGCCAATTGGGTCTGCCGGGCTTTTTCACCGAGCGGGACGATACCGGAGCCATGGCCCTGCGCCGGGGCTTTCAGGTTAGCCCGGGGATGAGGATACTTATCGCCGAAGACGTGGTCACCACGGGGAAATCCTCCGGGGAAAGCGCCGCAGTCCTGGAAGCCGCAGGGGCCAAAATAGCGGCCCTGGCCTGCGTGGTGGACCGCCGCGGTCCCGGCCTTCCCCTGGCCTGGCCCCTCTACGCGGCCTGTACCGTGGAAGTGGGAAACTGGGAACCGGACAACTGCGAACTCTGCAAGCAGGGGATACCCGCGGTAAAGCCCGGGTCCCGCAAAATTCAGGAACCTAAGGGATAG
- a CDS encoding AbrB/MazE/SpoVT family DNA-binding domain-containing protein produces MNVTSVVSKWGNSQALRLPAEVTRRLELHPNDRVFLELEDNKLTITKVPAPKKGTIEYLFKDYSGESFKTELINPEEALGEERW; encoded by the coding sequence ATGAATGTTACATCGGTCGTTTCAAAATGGGGTAACAGTCAAGCCCTGCGGCTTCCGGCGGAAGTAACGCGCCGTTTGGAACTCCATCCTAATGATAGGGTTTTTCTGGAGCTTGAGGATAATAAGCTCACCATAACCAAAGTCCCGGCGCCTAAAAAGGGGACCATCGAATATCTCTTTAAGGATTATTCAGGGGAATCCTTCAAGACTGAACTGATAAACCCCGAAGAAGCGCTTGGTGAAGAGCGGTGGTAG
- a CDS encoding Txe/YoeB family addiction module toxin, with the protein MMNNLVWHPAAWEDYIYWQGQDKKIIKRINLLIKDIFRNGNAGIGKPEPLIGNLTGLWSRRIDEKNRLVYRIMNSDVEIAECRTHYGAK; encoded by the coding sequence ATGATGAATAATCTGGTTTGGCATCCTGCCGCCTGGGAAGATTATATCTATTGGCAAGGGCAGGATAAAAAGATCATAAAGCGGATAAATTTACTTATAAAAGATATTTTCAGGAATGGAAATGCCGGTATAGGAAAACCCGAACCCCTGATTGGTAACTTAACCGGTTTGTGGAGCCGCAGAATTGACGAAAAAAATCGCCTTGTCTATCGAATTATGAATTCAGATGTAGAAATTGCCGAATGTCGAACTCATTATGGCGCTAAATAG
- a CDS encoding integrase catalytic domain-containing protein, translating into MFCLTPTATDVASGWTFLFPLRNKAHQWVISWLQFILDHSPFPVSEIHSDNGSEFINRDNVNLAKTAWNHVNVLLTRSRAHHSNDNCFTEQKNNAFVRNYVGFARYDTDKGYNVLGRIYAYRCPLLNFFVPNKNCLAN; encoded by the coding sequence ATGTTTTGCCTTACCCCCACCGCCACCGATGTCGCTTCCGGCTGGACATTCCTCTTCCCCCTGCGTAACAAGGCCCATCAATGGGTTATCTCCTGGCTGCAGTTCATATTGGACCATAGCCCCTTCCCGGTTTCCGAAATTCACTCCGACAACGGCAGCGAGTTTATCAACAGGGATAACGTCAATCTGGCAAAAACTGCTTGGAATCATGTCAACGTACTGCTCACCAGAAGCAGAGCCCATCACAGCAACGATAATTGCTTCACTGAACAGAAAAACAATGCCTTCGTCAGAAATTACGTGGGGTTTGCCCGCTACGATACTGACAAGGGATACAATGTCCTTGGTCGCATCTATGCATACCGATGTCCGCTCCTCAATTTCTTCGTCCCCAATAAAAATTGCTTGGCAAATTAA
- a CDS encoding carbohydrate-binding family 9-like protein has product MHQDTLQNGLPAEYTSRRVRSPFPIDGDLTKPAWQGVPKSPRFVDMVSGEPAFFDTRMASLWDENNLYLAYWLEEPALRATMTERDSLVWFDNDVELFLDGEDCYYELEINTLNTVYEVFFIYQDALKRGTRFDTPEFDLYQRDVDVLCGFQDSSRYKKHPRGKRWAFMDWDYPGLRTAVQTAGTINDPSTVDQGWTVEIALPWEGLKKLLPSRSFPPAEGDSIRAAFFRFEALRYHNKTVAESPGWALSPHGVYDSHIPEKFSYLHFTEA; this is encoded by the coding sequence ATGCACCAGGATACCCTTCAGAACGGCCTTCCAGCTGAGTATACCAGCCGCCGGGTCCGCAGCCCCTTCCCCATAGACGGGGATTTGACCAAACCGGCATGGCAGGGGGTACCCAAGTCCCCCCGCTTTGTGGACATGGTGTCCGGGGAGCCCGCCTTTTTTGACACCCGGATGGCAAGCCTCTGGGACGAAAACAACCTGTACCTCGCCTATTGGCTGGAGGAACCGGCCCTGCGGGCCACTATGACCGAGCGGGATTCCCTGGTTTGGTTTGATAATGACGTGGAACTCTTCCTGGACGGGGAGGATTGCTACTACGAGCTCGAAATTAACACCCTGAATACGGTGTACGAGGTCTTTTTTATCTACCAGGATGCCCTGAAGCGGGGCACCAGGTTTGATACCCCGGAATTCGACCTCTACCAGCGGGATGTGGATGTACTCTGCGGATTCCAGGACAGCAGCCGGTACAAAAAACACCCCCGGGGCAAACGCTGGGCCTTCATGGACTGGGACTACCCGGGTCTCAGGACCGCAGTACAGACCGCAGGGACCATCAACGATCCCTCCACGGTAGACCAAGGCTGGACCGTGGAAATCGCCCTCCCCTGGGAAGGCCTGAAAAAGCTGCTCCCCAGCCGGAGCTTCCCCCCCGCCGAAGGGGACTCTATCCGGGCGGCTTTCTTCCGCTTTGAAGCCCTGCGCTACCACAACAAAACAGTGGCCGAAAGCCCCGGCTGGGCCCTGAGCCCCCACGGAGTCTACGATTCCCACATCCCGGAAAAGTTTTCCTATCTCCACTTTACTGAGGCGTAA